The proteins below are encoded in one region of Tepidisphaeraceae bacterium:
- the mamK gene encoding MamK family actin-like protein encodes MSEKSSIRPQIGKNIIASRQRDDDGGQQTEPLLLGIDLGTSRSSVVSLDGKRKTVESYVGYPKDAVSRKLLKADVIFGKHALDNRLAVELYRPLEKGVIKGTFDGEGGTQDPEGRNVEASKDLIRHLVEMMEPGRDEQIFAVIGVPSLASSKNKQAMIDAAKDSCDAVMLVSEPFTVAYGMEKMSDILVIDIGAGTSDLCRMHGTVPTEEDEVTIPIAGDAVDAKLMELIKQAYPQASITLNMCKAFKEQYGYVSDTKDKIEVLLPVAGKPTPHDITGIMRDACSILIDPIVQGIHKLVSTFNPEYQERLRQNILLSGGGGLMRGLNKRLEVEMEKIVGGGKVTIVEEPLYAGAVGALQLAQDMPADYWQQLR; translated from the coding sequence ATGAGCGAAAAGTCGAGCATTCGTCCCCAAATTGGTAAGAACATCATTGCCTCGCGTCAGCGTGACGATGATGGCGGTCAACAGACGGAGCCGTTGCTCCTGGGCATCGACCTTGGCACCAGCCGCAGCTCGGTCGTGAGCCTGGACGGCAAGCGCAAGACCGTCGAGAGCTACGTCGGCTACCCCAAGGACGCCGTGTCGCGCAAGCTGTTGAAGGCCGACGTGATCTTCGGCAAGCACGCCTTGGACAACCGCCTGGCTGTCGAACTGTACCGTCCGCTCGAGAAGGGCGTGATCAAGGGCACGTTCGACGGTGAGGGTGGCACGCAGGACCCCGAGGGTCGCAACGTCGAGGCCTCCAAGGACCTGATCCGCCACCTGGTGGAGATGATGGAGCCCGGCCGCGACGAGCAGATCTTCGCCGTCATCGGTGTGCCGTCGCTCGCCAGCTCGAAGAACAAGCAGGCGATGATCGACGCCGCCAAGGACAGCTGCGACGCCGTCATGCTCGTCAGCGAACCGTTCACGGTCGCCTACGGCATGGAGAAGATGAGCGACATCCTCGTCATCGACATCGGCGCCGGCACGAGCGACTTGTGCCGTATGCACGGTACGGTGCCGACGGAAGAAGACGAAGTGACGATCCCGATCGCCGGTGACGCGGTCGACGCCAAGCTGATGGAGCTGATCAAGCAGGCCTACCCGCAGGCCTCGATCACGCTGAACATGTGCAAGGCGTTCAAGGAACAGTACGGCTACGTGTCGGACACGAAGGACAAGATCGAGGTCCTGCTGCCCGTCGCCGGTAAGCCGACACCGCACGACATCACGGGCATCATGCGTGACGCGTGCAGCATCCTGATCGACCCGATCGTTCAAGGCATCCACAAGCTGGTCAGCACGTTCAACCCCGAATACCAGGAACGCCTGCGTCAGAACATCCTTCTGTCGGGTGGTGGTGGCCTGATGCGTGGCCTGAACAAGCGTCTCGAAGTCGAGATGGAAAAGATCGTCGGTGGCGGCAAGGTGACGATCGTCGAGGAACCGCTGTACGCGGGTGCCGTCGGCGCGCTCCAGCTCGCTCAGGATATGCCCGCCGACTATTGGCAGCAGCTCCGGTAG
- the uvsE gene encoding UV DNA damage repair endonuclease UvsE yields MPRASTKPSAPRKPATKVEQPQYGLVCITFSNECRYRTTTRAAYLALPDDAARRALLERIYWENISRFHNALSYCDRHDIRLYRVTSSLFPMSDEPIGDAVLRGYGALLSSIGRRAERLKIRIVIHPDQFVVLSSDTPKVVQTSVMILEKHALAFDLIGLPRSPWAAMIIHGGKADRAERLLETISQLSPAVRSRLCLENDEYSYSATDILRICRAANVPMVFDNLHHAIKEQLDSYDHPSIRRLTRAACATWPRPGWQLVHLSNGNTAFRDRNHSQLITDLPAAYSDVPWIEVEARGKEQAINDLRARRK; encoded by the coding sequence ATGCCACGAGCGTCCACCAAACCGTCCGCGCCTCGAAAGCCGGCGACCAAGGTCGAACAGCCACAGTACGGCCTCGTCTGCATCACCTTTAGTAACGAGTGCCGCTACCGCACGACCACGCGGGCCGCTTACCTGGCCTTGCCCGATGACGCCGCCCGGCGGGCGCTGTTGGAGCGCATCTACTGGGAAAACATCAGCCGGTTCCACAACGCGTTGTCGTACTGTGACCGCCATGACATTCGACTGTATCGCGTGACGTCGTCGCTGTTCCCCATGAGCGACGAACCGATCGGCGACGCTGTGCTGCGCGGCTATGGAGCGTTGCTGTCCTCCATCGGCCGCCGGGCGGAACGGTTGAAGATCCGCATCGTCATTCACCCCGACCAGTTCGTCGTGCTAAGCAGTGACACCCCGAAGGTCGTGCAGACGAGCGTGATGATCCTGGAAAAGCACGCGTTGGCGTTCGACCTGATCGGCCTGCCGCGCAGCCCGTGGGCCGCGATGATCATCCATGGCGGCAAGGCGGATCGGGCGGAACGTCTGCTGGAGACCATCAGCCAACTGTCACCTGCGGTGCGATCGCGCCTGTGTCTGGAGAACGACGAGTACAGCTACTCCGCGACCGACATCCTGCGCATCTGCCGGGCGGCGAACGTGCCGATGGTGTTCGACAATCTGCATCACGCGATCAAGGAACAGCTCGACAGTTACGATCACCCCAGCATTCGCCGGCTGACGCGCGCCGCCTGCGCCACCTGGCCACGGCCAGGGTGGCAGCTCGTCCACCTGTCCAACGGGAACACCGCCTTCCGCGACCGCAACCACAGTCAGCTCATTACCGACTTGCCGGCCGCTTATAGCGACGTGCCATGGATCGAAGTGGAGGCCCGCGGGAAGGAACAAGCAATCAACGACCTGCGCGCCCGCAGGAAGTGA
- a CDS encoding NAD(P)-dependent oxidoreductase, which translates to MAHAYPIQLDVTDRLIVIVGGGLVAVRKAAGLAAAGATRVRCVSPTFHAQLPGYVERVTATYDPQHLDGASLAFAATDSMAVNDAVTRDARQRGILVGRADRSDDAGGNPGDFTVPAVHRAGSITLTVAAGASPAIAAAVRDQLAAALEPTWVALAGAVAELRPSIVRSGLPAEQRSDVLRSLASSEAAVAVATGGVAELRRWLRLRYPDLTL; encoded by the coding sequence GTGGCCCATGCCTATCCCATTCAACTTGACGTCACCGACCGCCTGATCGTCATCGTCGGCGGAGGATTGGTGGCTGTCCGCAAGGCCGCCGGTCTTGCCGCTGCGGGCGCGACGCGCGTGCGTTGCGTCAGCCCGACGTTTCACGCGCAACTGCCAGGTTACGTCGAGCGGGTGACGGCGACGTACGACCCACAACATCTCGATGGCGCGTCGCTTGCATTCGCTGCGACCGACTCAATGGCCGTGAACGATGCCGTCACCCGGGATGCGCGACAGCGCGGCATCCTCGTTGGCCGGGCGGACCGGTCGGACGACGCTGGCGGGAACCCGGGTGACTTCACGGTGCCTGCGGTGCATCGGGCCGGTTCGATCACGTTGACCGTCGCCGCCGGCGCCAGTCCAGCGATCGCAGCGGCGGTCCGCGATCAACTGGCTGCGGCGCTCGAACCAACGTGGGTGGCGTTGGCCGGCGCCGTGGCGGAACTTCGGCCGAGCATCGTGAGATCCGGCTTGCCGGCAGAGCAGCGGAGCGACGTCCTGCGATCCCTTGCCAGCTCCGAGGCCGCCGTTGCTGTGGCGACGGGTGGCGTGGCTGAACTGCGCCGCTGGCTGCGACTTCGTTACCCGGATCTGACTTTATGA